GGCGTTCTCCGACCACCCGGGCTCCGGCTCCTCGGGATACCCGATCCCGCACTGGCTGGATCTCACTACCCTCGCGGCAGTCGGAGGTCTCTGGTTCGCGGCTTTCACCGCGCAGCTGAACAAGCACTCGCTCCTGCCGGTTGGTGAACCCCACCTCGAAGAGGCTCTCGAGGCATGAGCTCGCAATGGAACGAGCAGCTCGATCGCGAGCTCAGCCTGAAGGGCCTGATCATCTTTGCCGTCGGCCTGACCGTGGTCGTCGTCGCCATGGCCGCTCTCATGTGGGTCTTGGCCGGCACACTGAAGGGGCGGCTGGCGGATCAAGACCCGCCGCGGCCGAAACTACCCGCCGCTCGCACTCAGCCCTTGCCACCGGAGCCGCGTCTTCAGGCCGAGCCCGAGGAAGACCTGCGGCTCATGCGTGAAGAGGAAGAACACTTGCTTTCTACCTTTGACTGGGTCGATCAAGCTTCGGGCGTGGCGCGAGTGCCGGTTGCGACAGCGATCGACCTGCTGGCTGAAGAGTCGAGGCCGGGCTCGGAGGAGGCGCCGTGAGCGCGGGTAGAAAGGCGCTTCTATGGGCGTTCTTGGGTACTGTTCTTTGCGGTGCCGGAGTCGGCATTGGACCCGCTGAGGCGCAACCCACGGCGCCGCCCAAAGTCGGGCTTCCCGCCGGCCAGGTACCCGAACAGCTGCGCGGAATCGGGTTCGAGCAACGGCTCGGCGAACCGATTCCTCTGGATCTCGAGCTCGTGGATGCCGCGGGACGGACAATCCTACTGGGCGATCGCCTCAGCGAGCGCCCGGCATTGCTGGTTCCCGTTTACTACGACTGCCCGATGCTCTGCGGCCTGGTCCTCGAGGCCCTGTCCAAGAGTCTGAGGGTTCTGTCGCTGGAAGTCGGTCGCGATTTCGACGTCGTCGTCTTCTCGTTCGATTCCACCGAGGGCCACGAGCTGGCGGCAAAGACCCGCAAGCGGATTCTCCGGTACTTCGACTCGGAGGCCGGCTGGAGCTTCCTGGTCGGTTCGGACGAGTCCATCCGGCGACTCACCACCTCGATCGGCTATACCGCCAAGCGCGATCAAAAGAGCGGCGAAATGGCACACGCGGCCGGACTTTTCGTTCTGACACCCGAGGGCCGGATCGCCCGAGTTTTCTTCGGCATCGACTATCCACCGCGGGATCTTCGACTGGCTCTGGTCGAAGCCGGCGAAGGCACGATCGGCGGCTTTGTCGACCAGGTGCTCTTGTTCTGCTTTCGCTACGACCCGGCGACCGGGCGTTACAGCACGGCAATCCTGAGAATCGTTCGCGTCGGCGGAATGCTGACGGCCTTGGCCGTCGCTGCCTTCGTCTATCTCGCACGGCGTCGCGAGCGCGTCCACTCGCCGAACACAACCGCCGGCAGCGCCGAGGGAACCGCCTAAATGTCAGACAGGTTTCCACTCTTTCCCGAAAGCGCGACCAAGCTGGCGCGAGAGATCGACGCGCTCTACTTCACGGCACTGGGCATCACCGCGGTCTTCTCCCTCCTGATCGCGGTTTTGGTTCTCTATTTCGCGATCCGTTATCGGCGTCGAAGCGAGGACGAGGTCGGCAAGCCCGAAAAAGGCGGCCTGTGGCTCGAAATCGTGTGGTCCGCGATTCCGCTGGCAATCCTCATGGGTATGTTCGGCTGGGGCGCCAAGATCTTCTTCGAAGCCCGGAGACCTCCCTCCGACGCCGTCGCCTACTACGTGACCGCGAAGCAGTGGATGTGGAAGTTTCAGCATCCCGACGGCCGGCGTGAGATCAACGACCTGCACGTCCCGCTCGGCCAGACCATCAAGCTGGTCATGACTTCCGAGGACGCGATCCATTCATTCTTCGTTCCCGCCTTCCGGGTCAAGATGGACGTGCTTCCCGGTCGCTACACCACACTGTGGTTTCGGGCCGAAAAAGCCGGTACCTTCAGGCTCTTCTGCACCGAATACTGCGGAACAGAGCACTCCTTCATGCGCGGCTCGGTGGTCGTGATGGAGCCGCGGGACTATGAGGCCTGGCTGGGGAACCGGACCCTCGGCCCGCAGCGGGTCGCGACCGGCGAAGAGCTCTTCGCGCAACTCGCCTGCGACACCTGTCACCGCAGCAACAGCGCGGCTCAAGCTCCAATTCTCGACGGTATCTTCGGCAAGGTGGAGAAGTTCGCCGACGGCTCTGAGGTTCTGATCGACGAAAACTACTTGCGTGAGTCGATTCTGAATCCCGGCGCCAAGCTCGTCGAGGGATACATGGCGATCATGCCTACCGCGCAGGGCCGGCTCTCCGAAGAAGAGCTCCTCCAACTCATTCGCTACTTGAAATCACTCGGCGAGGAAGCACCGGCTGAGCCCGAGACGGCGGGATCGTCAGAGGGACCGGCAGAGGAACAGGGATCATGAGCACACAGGTTGCCAAGGCCGATCGCCGGCGAACGCACTATCTCAACGCCGACTTCGGCGTGAAGTCCTGGCTGCTGACCAGAGATCACAAGCGGATCGCGCTTCTCTATCTCATCTCGGTCAGCCTGTTCTTCCTGCTCGGCGGGCTGATGGCCGTCTTCATCCGGCTGGAGCTCGTGACGCCAGCCGGCGACTTCGTCCAGGCCGGCACCTACAACCGCCTGTTCACCATGCACGGCATCCTGATGGTGTTCTTCTTCTTGATTCCGTCAGTGCCGGCGGTCCTGGGAAATTTTCTTATACCCCTCATGATCGGCGCCAAGGACCTGGCCTTCCCGAGGATCAATCTGGCGAGTTGGTACGTCTACACGATCGGCGGCCTATTCACGCTCTGGGCGGTCCTTCAGGGAGGCGTCGACACCGGCTGGACGTTCTACGTACCGTTTTCGACGACCTACTCCAATACCTATGTCATCGCCGTCGGGCTGGGGATCTTCATCACCGGCTTCTCGTCGATCATGACCGGGGTGAACTTCATCGTCACCATCCATCGCATGCGAGCCCCGGGGCTGACCTGGTTCAGGCTGCCGCTCTTTGTCTGGGCGCACTATGCCACCAGTCTGATCTTCATTCTCGGGACCCCGGTTCTGGCGATCACGATTCTGCTGCTGGCGGCCGAGCGCATGTTCCACATCGGGATCTTCGATCCCGCCCTGGGCGGCGACCCGGTTCTCTTCCAGCACCTGTTCTGGTTCTATTCGCACCCGGCGGTCTACATCATGATTCTGCCGACGATGGGAGTCATGTCGGAGCTCGTCACCGCGTTCGCCCGCAAACGGATCTTCGGCTACAAGGTCATGGCCTTCGCGTCGGTCGCGATCGCGATCCTGGGTTTCCTGGTCTGGGGCCACCACATGTACGTCTCCAGCCAGTCGCCTTACGCCGGAATGATCTTCTCGGTCCTGTCGATGCTGGTTGCGGTGCCGTCGGCGGTCAAGGTCTTCAACTGGACCGCGACGCTCTATGAAGGTTCCGTCTCCTGGGAGACGCCGATGCTCTATGCGCTGGGTTTCATCGGCCTGTTCACCATCGGTGGCCTGACCGGCGTCATGCTGGCCACCCTCGGAATCGACATCCACGTTCACGACACCTATTTCGTGGTCGCCCACTTCCACTACATCATGGTGGGCGGCGCGATCATGGGCTTTCTCGGCGGCCTCCACTTCTGGTGGCCCAAGATCACCGGCCGGCTCTACCCGATCTTCTGGTCCAAGTTCGGAGCCATCGTAATTTTCCTGGGCTTCAACCTGACCTTCTTTCCCCAGTTCCTGCTCGGGTACATGGGCATGCCCCGGCGCTACTACAGCTATCCGGACGACTTCCAGGTCTTGAACGTCATGTCCTCGGCCGGAGCCACCATCCTCGGCATCGGTTACCTGATCCCGGTGATCTATCTGATCTGGTCGATGCGTTACGGCAAGCGCGCGAGCGCGAATCCCTGGGGGGCCGTGGGCCTCGAGTGGGAAACCCACTCGCCGCCACCGACCTTCAATTTCGACGAGCCGCCGACGGTGGACCACGAGGCCTACGAGTACACCAAGAGAAAGGAATCTCGTGTCGAATAGCACGGCGTCGGAGGCGCACGTCCCAGGCCTGGCTCACCACTGGGATAGCCATTTACAGCAGCAGGAGGCCTCGTTCTTCGGAATGTGGGTCTTTCTGATCACCGAGATCATGTTTTTCGGTGGTCTTTTCACGGCCTACGTGGTCTACCGCACCGCGAATCAGGAAGCCTTCGCCCTGGCAAGCAGCGAGCTCTCGATCGAGTGGGGAGCGTTCAACACGGTCGTTCTCATCAGCTCCAGCCTCACCATGGTGCTGGCTGTTTGGTCGGCGGCCACGGCTCAACGCAAGGCGACCGTCGGGTTTATCTTCGGCACCATTGTCCTGGGTTCGGTGTTCCTGGGCGTCAAAGCCATCGAGTACAGCCACAAGTTTCACGAGCACCTGGTTCCGGGCCCGGGCTTCGATGCCTCGCACTTCCCGGAGGCGATGGCGAACTCGGCGCAGATGTTCTTCAACCTCTACTTCTTGATGACCGGCCTGCATGCACTGCACATGGTGATCGGAATCGGCCTTCTGATCTGGCTGATGGTCTTGGCCTGGAAGGGCAGGTTCACGCCCGAGAATCACAACTTCGTCGAAGGCATAGGCCTTTACTGGCATTTCGTCGATATCGTGTGGATCTTCCTCTTTCCCCTGCTCTATCTCCTGGGAAGGAACGCGGCGTGAGCGAACTCGTACCCGCGGTCAGAATCCACATCGCGGTCTTCCTCGCTCTGATGGTCGGAACCGCCCTGACCGTGGCCACCGCGTTTGCGGACCTCGGCGCCTTCAACGACGTCGTCGCCCTGACCATCGCAGTCGTCAAGACGACCCTGGTTGTGCTCTTCTTCATGCATGTCCGCAACAGTGCCCCGATGACCAAGCTGTCGATCATCGCCGGGTTCCTCTGGCTCGCCATCCTCATCGGCCTGACGCTCTCGGACTACTTCAGCCGCGGCTTCCTGGGCTAGACCTCGGGGCCACCATCATCGGGGACATCCTCATCGGGGACATCATTCCTTGGTGTCCCCTCCCGACTGGTTCTCGGAGCCAGTCAACCTTGTAGCGGTCGAGCCCCGCTTGCCCTGGAGCGAAGCGAAGGGTCTCGACCGTCCTATCGTCACCGACGACCCTTCGATCCCCACTACCGATTGAGGCCGCCGGTGCCGCCTCTCCGCGAGCGAAGAGAGGCTCGCTCCGAGGCGCACGCGGCCGGCCCCCAGCCGCGGCTCGCCGGAGTCCCTGTAGCGGTCGATCTCCGCTTGCCCTCGAGCGAAGCGAAGGGTGTCGACCGTCTTCTCTGCCGCAAACGGCAGCTCAGCCGACGGGCTCCGCGTTCTGGGGCATGGACGCCGCTCGGTGTCCACACCTCCGGCCAACGACGACGCCCGCGATGTGAAACTCAAGGAGCGCACCCTGACGAAACTCTCCAGCCAAAGGCCCACCTGGCTCGCTTCACCCGCAGGGAGCTCGACGAGGCGGTGTTCGCGGCCTACGGCTGGCCGCCGGACCTGACCGACGACGAGATCCTGCAAAGGCTCCTCGCTCTGAATCTCGAGCGTGCCGAGGAAGAACGGTCCGGCGCGAAGTAACTTGAGTCTCTCAGCAGACCACTCCACGTTCTCGGTGCTATCCGGAAGGATTCTTCGGCCATCTTCGACGGCCTCAGAATGACAGGGTGGGACTGATCTGCCGCGAGTCAGAAGCCGAACCTCCGAAGCAAACCGATGCGGCAGGCAGCCGGCCCAGGGGGCTCGCCGCAAGCGCCCGAGAGGCCGAAACGGACAGCGCTCTCGGCTTGCGCGTAGCGGCGCGCAGGCGAGGGCCCAACCGCCGCAGGCCTCCTAGCCCGAGCCGGCCCCTGGCCGGGTGCCTGCCGATCGGCGACGACCCGCGCTTGAAGGAGTGGCGCGTGGGTTCCGGAGCGAGCCTCTCCGCGCTCGCGAAGGGACCCACCGTCGCGACTCAATCGGCGCACCGACCTCAGAGCCGGTCGACACTCTTCGCTTCGCTCGAGGGCAAGCGGAGATCGACCGCTACAATTCCCGCCATGACGCTCTTCGAAATCTTCGCAACGCTCATCACCCTGGCCGCGATCTTCAGCTACCTGAACTTCCGATTCCTGAAGCTGCCGGCCACCATCGGCCTGATGGTCATGGCGCTGGTGACTTCGCTGATTCTCATCTGGGTCGGACACTACTCTCCACCGGTCTTCGAGGCCGCCCAGGGGCTATTGAACTCGATCGACTTCAATCAGACCCTCATGCACGGCATGCTCGGTTTCCTGCTGTTTGCCGGTGCGCTTCACGTCAATATGAGCGACCTCCGAGAACAGAAGTGGGTGATCGCGCTTCTGGCAACGGCGGGCATCTTGCTCTCCACTCTTCTTGCCGGCAGCCTGGCCTGGGTCGTCTTCAACCGAGTGCTCGACTTCGACGTCCCGTTCATCTACTGCCTGCTCCTGGGGGCCATCGTGTCGCCGACCGACCCGATCGCTGTCATGGGAATTCTAAAGACGCTCGGAGCGCCCAAGTCTCTCGAAACCAAGATCACCGGGGAGTCCCTGTTCAATGACGGGGTCGGCGTGGTGATCTTCCTGGCGATCGCCGGGGTGATCGGCTTCGGGCACGCCTCGGCTCAGGGGCACGAATCCGCAAACCAGCTCAACGCGCCGGCCGCCGTCGTGAGCCATGAGGCGGCCGAGACAGCGCATACAGCATCTGAAGCCGGCGAAGCCGGATCGGAAGTCTCGGTAGGTGACGTCGCCAAGCTCTTCGCGCTCGAAGCGGTCGGCGGAGCGCTCATCGGGTTGGTCCTCGGGTTCATGGCTTTTTATCTGCTGTACACCATCGACAATTACCACCTCGAGGTCTTGATCTCGCTCGCCCTGGTTGCCGGCGGTTACGCGCTTGCCAACCGGCTTCACCTGTCGGGCCCGATCGCCATGGTCATCGCGGCGCTCATCATTGGCAACCACGGCCGTGAGGTGGCGATGTCGGATTTGACACGCAGCAACCTGGACACATTCTGGGAGCTGATCGACGAGATTCTGAACGCCATTCTCTTCCTGTTGATCGGTCTCGAAGTGCTGGTGCTGCGCTTCAACCGGGAGTTCCTGCTCGCAGGCCTGCTGATGATCCCGGCGCTCCTGGCGGTGCGTTTCGTCTCGGTCGGAATCCCGATCACCCTTAGGAGGCGCTTCAGGGGCTTCACGCCCCATGCGGTGAAGATCCTCACCTGGGGCGGACTGCGCGGTGGAATCTCGGTTGCGCTGGCGCTATCGATACCTAGAACGCTCCACGGAGAGCCGGTTGCCTATCGTGAAGTCATCCTTGCCGTGACCTATTCGATCGTCGTCTTCTCGATCATCGTCCAGGGGCTCACGGTCGGCCCCCTCGTTCGACGTTGCCTGGGCGATCCGACAGCCGAGCCGGCAGCCTGACACCCCGGCCCGGCAAGGCCCCGTTCAGGCGATCAGCCGTGAAATACTCCCCGCAAAGAGATTGACGTCGAAAGGAGTCGGGGAATGCCCTATACGGTCTACAAGCTGATTCACCTCAGTGCGATCCTGTTTCTGTTTACGACTGCCGGCGGCGTTGCGCTCTATGTCGCCAACGGCGGCACCCGGGAGAACAACGTTGCCAACAGGTGGGTCTCCGCGATTCACGGGCTGACCCTGGTCTTGATTCTGATCAGCGGTTTCGGTCTCGTCGCCAGGATCGGCACCGGCTTCGAGCTCTGGGTCTGGGCCAAATTCGCGCTCTGGTTCATCCTCGGGAGCCTGGCGCTGCTGCCACTGCGCAGGCCCAACCTCGGCTATCTCTTCTTCTTTCTGATTCCGCTACTCGGTGGCCTGGCCGCCTCGCTGGCGATCTTCAAGCCGTTCTGAAGGGCTGGTCGATGAGCTCCGCAGCCGGCGGCAAGCCTCTCAGCTACAGCAGCTATCTCAAGATCGACGAATTGCTCGATCTGCAGAAGCCGCTTTCCGAGGGACCGGAGCATGACGAGACCCTGTTCATCATCATTCACCAGGTCTATGAGCTCTGGTTCAAGCAGATCAACCACGAGATCGACTATGCGCGAATAATGCTCGAGGCCGACCGAGCCGAAGACGCTCTCGCCGTCCTCAAACGCATCCTCACCATCCTCAAGATCATGGTGGCTCAGGTCGACGTCCTCGAGACCATGACACCGGTTTCGTTCAGTTCGTTTCGAGCCCGTCTGGAGTCGGCCAGCGGCTTTCAGTCCGCTCAGTTCCGTGAGTTCGAGTTCCGGCTCGGCCTGAAGAAGCACGCAATGGTCAATCACCACCCCGCTGACAGCCCGGGAGGCAAACGGCTGCGCAAGCTCGTGGATGAGCCGACGATCTACGACTCGTTTCTTCGTTTTCTCGCCGGGCGCGGCTACGCGATTCCAGAGGAGCTCTCGGCTCGCGACGTGCGCGAACCGATTCCCGAATCGCGAGCCCTTCAGGACATCCTTGTCGACATCTACCAGAGCGACCACCTTTGCTCCACGCTCTGCGAGCGCCTGGTCGACCTGGACGAGGGAGTCCAAGAGTGGCGATATCGCCACGTCAAGATGGTCGAGCGCACCATCGGGACCAAGCCGGGCACCGGCGGCTCCGAGGGAGCCGACTACCTGAAGACCACCCTGTTCCAACCGTTGTTTCCCGACCTCTGGGCCATTCGAAGCCGGCTCTAGCGATGCCAAGGAATCCCGAGGAGTTTCGGGCGGATCCCTGCCCTCTCGTCCGCCACTACTCACGCTTCCGCGTCGGCGAGCGCTGGCTTCTGAGCGGCCATTCCCACCAGGCCTGGCCGGACCGCGGCTTTCGCGGCCAGCAACGGGCCTGGGAGGACGCCGCCCTCCACGTCGACGACAAGTGGGAGCGGGCGTTCGCCAAGGCCGAAAGGGTTCGCGAGGGCTACCGGTGTCTCCTCGATGACTCCGGCGGCCTCTACTCGCTGGCCGCTTCCACCCACGATCTCCTGATCAAGCTCTTCTCCGCCCTTCCGCTCGCCGAACGACCCAAGATCGTGACGACGACGAACGAGTTCTACTCGATGGCCCGGCAATTGGCGCGATGGCAGGAGGAGGGGATCGAAGTCGTGCGGGTGCCCTCGCTACCGGCGCTTACCGTCGGCGAGCGGCTGGCCGAAGAGGTCTGCGAGCGCACCGCCGCCGTTTACACCTCAACCGTCTTCTTCGATACCGCAGCGATCGCCGGAGACCTCACCGCAGTGGCGGACCGCTGCCGGCACCACGGCGCGGCTCTCGTTCTCGACGTCTACCACCAGTTGAACGTCGTACCGTTCTCGCTCAGACAGCGGGGACTCGAAGACGCCTTTGTCACCTCTGCCGGCTACAAGTACTGCCAGCTCGGAGAAGGCAACGCGTTTCTCCGTTTTCCGAGGAATTGCAGGCTTCGACCCGTTGCTACCGGTTGGTTTGCCGAGTTCGGAGAGCTGACGCAGGAGAAGAAGCCCGGCCAGGTCCGGTACGCTTCCGGCAACGATCGCTTCGCCGGAGCGACTTACGATCCAACCAGTCACTACCGGGCGGCCGAGGTTTTCGATTTCTTCCAGGAGGAAGAGCTCGAACCAGAGCTTCTGCGAGCGATCAGTCAACACCAGGTCGGCCTGTTGATGCGCAGGTTCGACGAGCTCGACCTCGATCCCGCTCTGATGTGCCGCAATAGAGACCTCCCGCTGCCCGCGACAGGAGGGTTTCTGGCCCTCTCCTCGCCCATCGCCGGCGCGGTTCAACGCGCGCTCAAGCGGGCCGGTGTCTTCACCGACAGCCGGGGCACGACCCTGAGGCTCGGGCCGGCACCATATCTCTCCGACCGCCAGATAGAGCAAGCCGTCGGGATTCTCGGTGAGACCGTCCGCTCCCTGGCCCGCCAATAAGGAACCTAGGGCTATGCACCGACGCGACCCTATCGGCCCGCGTTCCGGCATCAGTGATCAAGGGGGAGTTGGGGCGGGCAGTCTGGCCAGCAGGCGGCTCAGCCCACCAGAGCCCTGAGCGCGTAACCGACGGCGTACGCCAACCCCGCGGCGACTCCACCCACCGCCAGCGTCGCGAGCCCGGTCTTCCAGTAGGCGTGCAGCGACCAGCGACTGCGGGCGCACCCGATCAGAAAGAAGACGACGCCGGTAGCGACAATCGACACAACGAATGCGCTCTTCAGTCCGAGCAGATAGGGCCCGAGAGGTACGGCCCCACAGATCAGAAAGGCCGAGAAGGTGCTTGCGGCTGCCCACCCGGCGGAGCGAGCTTCGGGCGGCAGACCGTACTCCTCGGTCAACATGGTCTTCACCCAGCGCTCCCGATCGGAGCTGATGACCTCGACGATACGATCCAGCGTCTGTCCTTTGAAACCCTTGAGCGCGAATATCTGCCGGAGCTCCTCGCGCTCACCCTCGGGTGCCTCTTCGATATGACGGAGCTCGATGCTCCGCAAGTGGTCGATCTGGTCGTGCTCGGCCTTCGTGCCGGAGTAGTTGCCGGCCGCCATGGAGAAGCCGTCCGCCAAGAGATTGGCCAGTCCCAGTACTACGATGACCGTCGAGGACAGCTCGGCTCCCACGACACCCGAGACGATCGCGAATGTCGTCACGGCCCCATCGATGCCGCCGTAGATCCAGTCGTGGAGATAGCTGGCATCGGGACCACCGGCGAGCCGCCTTCCGATTGCCTCGGGGCTGTGGTCGTGTTCCATGGCAACGGTCAGGCGGAACCGTGAGCCACCGGTGTGGATGCCTTCGTCGCCTGCCAGAGATCCTCGAGCGCACCATTCAGACCGCGCCGGGATCGCCAACCGAGTGCGTTCAGCTTCGATGTGTCGGCACACAAGAGCGGAACGTCGACGGGCCGCAGGCGCTCGGCATCGACCTCGACCGATACGGTCATGCCGGTAATCTCGATCAGTCGATCCAACGCCTCCTGGATCGACACCGCCGTGCCGCTGCCGAGATTGTAAATTTCGCGAGCCTCTCCCCGCTCGACCAGTTTGACGAAAGCGGTCGCTCCGTCCGATACATGGACGAAATCCCGCCGGGCCTCGAGGTTGCCCACCTTGAGGACCGCCGAATCTAGCTCCCGCTGGTCGGCCAACTGAGCGGCAAAGCTCGGCAGGGCAAACGCGGTTTCCTGACCGGGGCCGACCAGATTGAACATCCGAACGACGATGCCACCGGACGCCAGAGCCAACCTTTCGGCGGCCGCCTTGGTCAATCCGTACGGATTCCGCGGCGCCGGCCGGCGGCTCTCGGGAATCGGCTGGCTCGCGGACGGAACCGAGCCATAGACCTCACTGCTTGATGCGAGCACGATCCTGGCGCCAGGTGCCGCGGCGACGATGTTCTCTACGCCCAGAACATTGGTCGCGAAGTACTGCGGCATCCGATCCCAGGATCGGCCGACGTGGCTCAAACCCGCAAGATGGATAACCGTCTCCGGAGCCATCTCCGATACGACCCCATTCAACGCGGAGCGATCCAGAATGTCGACCTGCGTCTCGACCACTCCCTCCCGCGGCTCGCCTCCCTCGAGTCGAATCCCGTAAACCTCGTACCCTTCCGCGAGGAGCTTGGGCGCCAAGTGCCTGCCCAGGAACCCTGAGATACCTGTAATCAGGACTCGCATGGCGGTCGCCGGTCTCCGATCAGCGGAATCGATCCTGTTCGCCGTGGTTGAGATCGAGAAACGTGCCGATGTTCTTGAGTGACACAGCCATCCGGATGTCGCGGTCCCTGCGCACGGTCGTCTTGAGCTCGCGGAACTCGAAGCGGATCCCGTAGCACTGGGAGGTGTAGTAGAAAATGTGCCGATGCTGCTGAACCAAGCCCGTAAGGAGATCCAGGTTGATCTGGTTCTGCATGCGCAAGTGGTTCTTGACCAGAGTCAAGTCCGTAAACACGCGGGCCTGATGACTGCGTGTCGTTCCCTGCTCGGGATTGATCGAGGTCACCCATGTGAGTCCGACGGAATCGGCTCCAAACCGGAGACCGCCCAGAAGCGAAGCCGAGCTCAACCGGTCGAACAGGGCACTGTAGGAAGTTCTCGCCTCCAGACTCGCCCGGTCCGAGGGAGTGAAGCGCAAACGCGCTGTGATCGGCGATTGCTTTCCGAGTCGGCTCATGTCGAGGGACTGCTCGAAAGGCTTATCGCTCAGGCTAAAGGACTGACCGATCTCGAACGACAGAATCTCCCGTGCCCCGACCAGGGAGTCCTCGTCCGCCGGCTTGGCCAGCAGGCGATTGACCAGGCTGACGCTGAAAATCTCCTGATCGACCAGAGTATCGACCTCGTCGAACAGAGGTACGAACTCCTGGTCATCGAACTCGTCGATGCGCGTATACGACCATCGCGGCTCGATGATGTGCTTGAACTTGCCAAAGCTGCCGACTCTCTTGTCGACGACCTTCGAAAAAGAAGGGCCGATCAGCGACGCGGAGACCGAGGGCGCGGTTCGAGTCAAGGACTCCCCTCGGAAGGCCGTCTTGCTTGGGATGACGCTATCTTCGTACCAGGTCATGCGGGCCGAGGCCGCAACCGAGAACGAGAGCCAGGGCACCGTACTGATCGGAAGCGTCAGGCTCGGCAGGAAATCCGCTCTGGCGTAGCTTCCCTGGATGACATTGGTCCGGTCGACCTCGAGCCGGTTGGCCGAGCTCAACAGGCTCAGGTAGAGCGGCAGTCGGCCAAGGCGGGTGGGACGAAGGCGATACTCGATCTCGGCGAGCTGCCTCTGCGTGACGGTTACGTCTCTTCGAATGAAGGTCTCCCGCTCGTCCGCCAGGATATTGAGGGAGTGCGATCCCCAGTTGCCCGACACAAAACCGGCCGAATAGAGCGAGCGGATCGAGATGTCGTTGAAGTTGCGCTCGAAGTCCCGAAAGAACTCGAAATCCGAAAAGTCGGTGTAGTTGACGACGCCGCGCATTCCGAGCGGTAGCCGGTCGCTGGTGTGCTTCCAGGACGCCTTCCAACGCACGCTGTCCTCGATCGGATCATCGATCGCGAACGCTTGGAAGGTGCCCCCGGTGAACAGACTCGGCCGATAGCGAAACTCCGTGCCGAGGCCGTAGTACTCATTGCCGTAGAGATCGCCGTAGATGGTGGTGTCGTAACTGTCGCCGAACGGCTGGAAGTACGCGAGTCCCAGAACCGCACCACGGCTCGACGAGTACCCGAGATTGGGAAACAAGAGACCCGGCACCCGGCCGCTCTTGACCGGGAACAGAGCGTAGGGCATATAGAGGATGGGGAGCTTCTTCACCCGCATCCGGGTGTTCTTG
The bacterium genome window above contains:
- a CDS encoding kynureninase, whose translation is MPRNPEEFRADPCPLVRHYSRFRVGERWLLSGHSHQAWPDRGFRGQQRAWEDAALHVDDKWERAFAKAERVREGYRCLLDDSGGLYSLAASTHDLLIKLFSALPLAERPKIVTTTNEFYSMARQLARWQEEGIEVVRVPSLPALTVGERLAEEVCERTAAVYTSTVFFDTAAIAGDLTAVADRCRHHGAALVLDVYHQLNVVPFSLRQRGLEDAFVTSAGYKYCQLGEGNAFLRFPRNCRLRPVATGWFAEFGELTQEKKPGQVRYASGNDRFAGATYDPTSHYRAAEVFDFFQEEELEPELLRAISQHQVGLLMRRFDELDLDPALMCRNRDLPLPATGGFLALSSPIAGAVQRALKRAGVFTDSRGTTLRLGPAPYLSDRQIEQAVGILGETVRSLARQ
- a CDS encoding NAD-dependent epimerase/dehydratase family protein codes for the protein MRVLITGISGFLGRHLAPKLLAEGYEVYGIRLEGGEPREGVVETQVDILDRSALNGVVSEMAPETVIHLAGLSHVGRSWDRMPQYFATNVLGVENIVAAAPGARIVLASSSEVYGSVPSASQPIPESRRPAPRNPYGLTKAAAERLALASGGIVVRMFNLVGPGQETAFALPSFAAQLADQRELDSAVLKVGNLEARRDFVHVSDGATAFVKLVERGEAREIYNLGSGTAVSIQEALDRLIEITGMTVSVEVDAERLRPVDVPLLCADTSKLNALGWRSRRGLNGALEDLWQATKASTPVAHGSA
- a CDS encoding LPS-assembly protein LptD, whose translation is MRRARGQAGLLSALVVAALVLVGIPVAEAQEAAQAPEAPSAAEEPPTVGDVSESAAIDDALDEPAGDAEQEEPAPVERITFSLPFASETGGGIASGTAGTLEYVEENVVTASDAVEFSYQNIRLQAEQVTVDLETKKLTAEGRVILDEGPSRITGERVLFDLDTKKGTFFEAQAFVSPDVYFEGTEISKVDEDVYTVTDGTMTSCSEDRTPDWSFRLGKARVKVDGFAKVKNTRMRVKKLPILYMPYALFPVKSGRVPGLLFPNLGYSSSRGAVLGLAYFQPFGDSYDTTIYGDLYGNEYYGLGTEFRYRPSLFTGGTFQAFAIDDPIEDSVRWKASWKHTSDRLPLGMRGVVNYTDFSDFEFFRDFERNFNDISIRSLYSAGFVSGNWGSHSLNILADERETFIRRDVTVTQRQLAEIEYRLRPTRLGRLPLYLSLLSSANRLEVDRTNVIQGSYARADFLPSLTLPISTVPWLSFSVAASARMTWYEDSVIPSKTAFRGESLTRTAPSVSASLIGPSFSKVVDKRVGSFGKFKHIIEPRWSYTRIDEFDDQEFVPLFDEVDTLVDQEIFSVSLVNRLLAKPADEDSLVGAREILSFEIGQSFSLSDKPFEQSLDMSRLGKQSPITARLRFTPSDRASLEARTSYSALFDRLSSASLLGGLRFGADSVGLTWVTSINPEQGTTRSHQARVFTDLTLVKNHLRMQNQINLDLLTGLVQQHRHIFYYTSQCYGIRFEFRELKTTVRRDRDIRMAVSLKNIGTFLDLNHGEQDRFR